The following are encoded together in the Clostridium sp. BJN0013 genome:
- a CDS encoding pyridoxamine 5'-phosphate oxidase family protein: protein MFREMRRKDREIKSDEVIETLENSDYGILSTIGQNGYPYGVPVSFVFLNNSIYFHSAVEGHKLDNILNNSKVSFCVVGQTDILPDKFSTKYESVIVFGIASEVFNNEKNTTLLEILNKYSPDYIVKGKEYIKNASKATKVIKISIEHISGKARR from the coding sequence ATGTTTAGAGAAATGCGAAGAAAAGACAGAGAAATCAAAAGTGATGAAGTTATTGAAACTTTAGAAAACAGTGATTATGGTATTCTATCTACTATAGGCCAAAATGGATATCCTTATGGAGTACCAGTAAGTTTTGTCTTTTTAAATAATTCAATATATTTTCATAGTGCTGTTGAAGGACACAAATTAGATAATATATTAAATAATAGTAAAGTATCTTTTTGTGTAGTTGGACAAACTGATATTCTGCCTGACAAATTTAGCACAAAATATGAGAGTGTAATTGTATTTGGAATAGCAAGTGAAGTTTTTAATAACGAAAAAAATACAACTCTTTTAGAGATATTAAATAAGTATTCACCAGATTACATTGTGAAGGGGAAAGAATATATTAAAAATGCAAGTAAAGCAACTAAAGTAATAAAAATTAGTATTGAACATATTTCTGGCAAAGCAAGGAGATAG
- a CDS encoding GNAT family N-acetyltransferase codes for MNCFIREIEDEELSISTQVIRLSFLTVTREFNLTKKNCPTNGAFIETERLIKDKARGIKMFGLFTDNIQIGFVAIVKQDDDTYEMEKLSVLPEYRHNNYGKVLINYVKNYVKSLNGNVIRIGIIEENRILKQWYLSHGFIEKETRNFSQLPFTVGFMELTL; via the coding sequence TTGAATTGTTTTATCAGGGAAATTGAGGATGAAGAGTTATCAATTAGCACACAGGTTATTAGACTATCGTTTTTAACAGTTACAAGGGAATTTAATCTAACAAAAAAGAACTGTCCAACAAATGGTGCGTTTATTGAAACTGAAAGACTTATAAAAGACAAAGCAAGAGGAATAAAGATGTTTGGCTTATTTACAGACAATATCCAAATAGGTTTTGTTGCTATTGTAAAGCAGGATGATGATACTTATGAGATGGAAAAACTATCTGTATTACCAGAGTATCGCCATAATAATTATGGAAAAGTATTAATAAATTATGTGAAAAATTATGTGAAATCTTTGAATGGAAATGTAATTAGGATAGGTATAATTGAAGAAAATAGAATATTGAAGCAGTGGTATCTATCCCATGGATTTATAGAAAAGGAAACAAGAAATTTTTCACAGCTACCATTTACTGTAGGTTTTATGGAATTGACATTATAA
- a CDS encoding flavodoxin family protein, whose protein sequence is MRIILLVSSYRANGNTNRIVSLIEKQLLSIADEENITLEVEKIQLSYFDIKTCCGCRACFDKGEEECPLKDELLIIWEKIYQADGILAASPVYVEDVNGIMKNWIDRMAFNCHRPAFAGKTVYIVTTSGGGSSNHTINTMKNAFITWGMNFAGSSKFQTGKLMNSVEMKLRYSNEIKEAAEVLFKAVKNKLAQRPSLYSLIAFKVQQKCWQKSTQFQDTVDYKYWQRNEWLQRDCNYYIPNKANFLKIKFARLIGSIVAIFYLTSFQYKI, encoded by the coding sequence TTGAGGATAATATTATTGGTCAGCAGCTATAGAGCAAATGGCAACACAAACAGGATTGTTTCACTGATTGAAAAACAACTTTTATCAATTGCTGATGAGGAGAATATTACTCTGGAGGTTGAAAAAATACAGTTGAGTTATTTTGATATAAAGACATGCTGTGGTTGTAGAGCCTGTTTTGACAAGGGAGAAGAAGAGTGTCCTTTGAAGGATGAGTTGCTTATAATCTGGGAAAAGATATATCAGGCTGACGGGATACTTGCTGCAAGTCCTGTATATGTTGAGGATGTCAACGGGATAATGAAAAACTGGATTGATCGTATGGCATTTAACTGCCACAGGCCTGCATTTGCAGGAAAGACTGTATATATAGTAACTACTTCGGGAGGCGGTTCATCAAATCATACAATAAATACAATGAAAAATGCATTTATCACTTGGGGTATGAATTTTGCAGGGAGCAGCAAGTTTCAGACAGGCAAACTGATGAATTCTGTTGAGATGAAATTAAGATACAGTAATGAAATTAAAGAGGCAGCTGAAGTGTTATTCAAGGCAGTTAAAAATAAATTAGCTCAAAGGCCCTCACTTTATTCGTTGATTGCATTTAAGGTCCAACAAAAATGTTGGCAGAAGTCAACACAATTTCAAGATACAGTTGATTATAAGTATTGGCAAAGGAATGAATGGCTTCAAAGAGATTGTAATTATTATATTCCTAATAAGGCGAATTTTCTAAAAATAAAATTTGCACGACTAATTGGAAGTATTGTTGCGATTTTCTATCTGACAAGCTTTCAATACAAAATATAG
- a CDS encoding helix-turn-helix domain-containing protein produces MDGLKDLEHPPKKTILTSDELTIIDEILKKSPYDAGLNYNNCTGKLLVKWIGLNFNKKISLGTAYNIFIRLNCSKTRAKKLSSKINKETLTNFRE; encoded by the coding sequence TTGGATGGATTAAAAGACTTAGAACATCCCCCTAAGAAAACAATTTTGACGTCTGATGAACTTACTATTATTGATGAAATCTTAAAAAAATCACCATATGATGCCGGTCTTAATTATAATAATTGTACTGGTAAACTTCTTGTTAAATGGATAGGCCTAAACTTTAATAAAAAAATCTCACTTGGTACCGCTTATAATATATTTATTAGGCTTAATTGCTCCAAAACTAGAGCTAAGAAATTAAGTAGCAAAATTAACAAAGAAACCTTGACTAACTTTAGAGAATAA
- a CDS encoding DUF2935 domain-containing protein, translating to MLSSIEFIRQSLGLHLFFARIMKEHSFFLEVSFTQKNSNLILKADTLRMEFDRLLADTIALSNGVVSCSVLQSGEVITPFTLKAEMASAYFTGVNILTDLTKAEATLMCNDLMIVNPILEQRVFMLNQRAMELISTLVRFKSRILSAVISCKIFTSNYPLLIDHILREAKFYHKLIQKLQNCENMNLEMEAYKQEAFWNRIMAEHSKFIRGLLDPTENELINTANNFGNEFDKLTKEAKEAMDKTIPISKVTDDSLKATIEISKFKAQGTQGLVNCKIKSIIIPLLGDHVLREANHYLRLLKIFKKAKV from the coding sequence ATGTTATCTAGTATTGAATTTATACGACAATCTTTGGGATTACATCTCTTTTTTGCAAGGATTATGAAAGAACATTCATTCTTTCTGGAAGTAAGTTTTACACAAAAGAACTCAAATCTTATACTTAAAGCAGATACGCTTAGGATGGAGTTTGATAGACTTTTAGCAGATACAATAGCTCTTTCTAATGGTGTTGTTAGCTGTAGTGTATTACAGTCTGGTGAAGTAATAACCCCATTTACATTAAAAGCCGAAATGGCTTCAGCATATTTTACAGGAGTAAACATTTTAACTGATTTGACGAAGGCAGAAGCAACATTGATGTGTAATGACTTAATGATAGTTAACCCCATACTTGAACAAAGAGTATTCATGCTTAATCAAAGAGCTATGGAGCTGATTTCAACTTTAGTACGGTTTAAGTCCAGGATATTATCAGCAGTCATATCATGTAAGATATTCACAAGTAATTATCCTTTACTTATAGACCACATTTTAAGAGAAGCAAAGTTTTATCATAAGTTGATTCAAAAACTTCAAAATTGTGAAAATATGAACTTGGAAATGGAGGCTTATAAGCAAGAAGCTTTCTGGAACAGAATTATGGCCGAACATTCAAAATTTATTCGTGGACTTCTTGATCCAACCGAAAATGAACTTATAAATACTGCAAATAATTTTGGGAATGAGTTTGATAAATTGACAAAAGAAGCGAAAGAAGCTATGGATAAGACAATACCAATTTCAAAAGTAACAGATGACAGCCTTAAAGCCACTATAGAAATTAGTAAATTTAAAGCACAAGGTACACAAGGATTGGTAAATTGTAAAATTAAATCCATAATAATACCGTTATTGGGTGACCATGTCTTACGAGAAGCAAACCACTATTTGCGATTATTAAAAATATTTAAGAAAGCAAAAGTATAA
- a CDS encoding phage terminase small subunit-related protein: MPRQRSPNRDKAFEIYKENDGNIKLRDIAKKLNISNTQIRKWKSKDKWDEKLKGTLPSKSNVTNREKCDTKKPLEREVQEVLNNSELTDKQWLFCVIYAT, from the coding sequence ATGCCGAGACAGAGAAGTCCAAACAGAGATAAAGCATTTGAGATATACAAAGAGAATGATGGAAATATAAAACTTAGAGATATAGCAAAAAAGTTAAATATATCTAATACCCAAATACGTAAATGGAAAAGCAAAGATAAATGGGATGAAAAATTAAAAGGTACATTACCATCGAAAAGTAACGTTACTAATAGAGAAAAATGTGATACAAAAAAGCCTTTAGAGAGAGAAGTTCAGGAAGTTTTAAATAACTCTGAACTTACTGATAAACAGTGGCTTTTTTGTGTTATATATGCTACTTAA